Proteins from a single region of Echeneis naucrates chromosome 2, fEcheNa1.1, whole genome shotgun sequence:
- the LOC115057366 gene encoding galactose-3-O-sulfotransferase 2-like: MTLTAHLLYETFTFTSQSQGPQRNSSGFSSRHSDTARRGVPPDPNSVADVPNTATCHPQSHIVFLKTHKTASSTVLNILYRYGESRNLTFALPVGQAMHLFYPKLFESHFVEGFSSGRVKEFHIMCNHMRFRKAEVAKVMPEDTFYFSIIRHPVTMIESSFSYFKGIPAFFNSRSLEDFLDNTNNFKDSAPWNFLAHNNLAFDFGFDHNVTADADDHEDKAKRAVAAIERDFHLILVSEYFDESMILLKHVLCWSLEDVVSFKLNSRSNRTLHQISPNTAEKIKRWDALDWSLYLHFNATFWQKVDSVVGREQMKSEVSQLRELQDKLANTCLKGGGAVDPSQMKDAGLMPAQSGTAVIQGYNLKPDLDSQTRTQCQRLTTPEVQYTQRLKSLQFPVQQKQVKRMVPP, from the exons ATGACTCTGACAGCTCATTTACTATATGAGACATTCACCTTCACCAGTCAGAGTCAGGGTCCCCAGAGGAACTCCTCTGGTTTCTCCTCcag ACACTCAGACACAGCGAGGCGAGGAGTTCCACCTGATCCGAACTCTGTGGCTGATGTCCCCAACACAGCAACCTGCCACCCACAGTCTCACATTGTGTTCCTCAAGACGCACAAAACAGCCAGCAGCACCGTGTTAAACATCCTGTATCGCTATGGAGAGAGCAGGAACCTGACCTTTGCCCTCCCGGTCGGCCAAGCAATGCATTTGTTTTACCCCAAACTCTTTGAATCGCATTTTGTAGAAGGCTTCAGCAGCGGCAGAGTGAAGGAGTTCCACATCATGTGCAACCACATGAGGTTCAGAAAAGCTGag GTGGCTAAAGTGATGCCTGAGGACACCTTCTACTTCTCCATCATAAGACATCCTGTGACCATGATAGAGTCCAGCTTTAGTTACTTCAAGGGAATACCGGCCTTCTTCAATAGTCGCAGTTTGGAGGACTTCCTGGACAACACCAACAACTTCAAAGATTCAGCACCGTGGAATTTCTTGGCTCACAACAATCTGGCCTTTGACTTTGGCTTTGACCACAATGTCACAGCTGATGCTGACGACCACGAGGACAAAGCCAAAAGGGCTGTTGCCGCCATAGAACGGGACTTCCATCTTATTCTTGTTTCTGAATACTTTGATGAGTCCATGATCCTGCTCAAACACGTCCTTTGCTGGTCCCTGGAGGATGTGGTTTCCTTTAAACTCAACAGTCGCAGTAATAGAACTCTTCATCAAATCTCACcaaacactgcagagaaaatcaaGCGCTGGGATGCTCTGGATTGGAGTCTCTACCTGCACTTCAACGCCACCTTCTGGCAGAAAGTAGACAGTGTTGTTGGAAGAGAGCAAATGAAGAGTGAAGTGTCTCAGCTGAGGGAGCTACAGGACAAGCTAGCAAACACCTGCCTGAAAGGGGGCGGAGCTGTCGACCCATCCCAGATGAAAGATGCTGGGCTGATGCCTGCTCAGTCTGGAACAGCTGTTATTCAGGGCTATAACCTGAAACCAGACTTAGACAGCCAAACCAGAACACAATGTCAAAGACTCACAACTCCAGAAGTGCAGTACACGCAGCGCCTGAAGTCCCTGCAGTTCCCTGTTCAGCAGAAGCAGGTAAAAAGGATGGTTCCTCCATAG